A stretch of the Lytechinus variegatus isolate NC3 chromosome 5, Lvar_3.0, whole genome shotgun sequence genome encodes the following:
- the LOC121415212 gene encoding solute carrier family 43 member 3-like: protein MAIERQITLMIGCLETLFYGGTIFGWPSLVFILKDIGYYGGDCLQNTDDVNASASSFVTPCSSCEDQRSIDADEPSSANTSSGLSCHSQDASLQLVYSVAISIQLFSFFPMGVLFDVFGTRVTRVLFSVLLLAGNLFIGFSSPELPGLLYPGAIFMVTGGTAVIICNMEIGNLFPSHKSIVITALQGLYGSAQVVFLIIKVAYEAGFSMPTTLFISAGCSLLLNINTFILLPVNHIPWPLPPDYRLIRCCGKRPEAPPTSTPAFYNKAYVVDGEKAEEWPISKIKGNVHENEVGAIKPTSGNRSDSSPRRAPSPPSPTQDLPRYTSFKSCIFSLPFWAILMWQAILELDVIFTLGVLNYFLTRLANGDTDIVSSYTNVFIITQLTAVVLGPVGGLVVERNKTGPCKNGLKARNYYHDILDCCLPLAFPSLLSAAYSGIFLIPNIEVQYLAFMLITFFRVFFFGTGPVIVSAIFPQKYFGRIYGVIRTITGLVTLLQYPIFIIIQEYLDDDPFYVMIGFAAADLLTLFLPLFLYVSAKRNLRRFINNHDNSNRSNNRK, encoded by the exons CAACGCTTCTGCTTCATCTTTCGTCACGCCTTGCTCTTCGTGTGAGGATCAGAGATCGATTG ATGCTGACGAACCGTCTTCCGCCAACACCTCGTCGGGCTTATCTTGTCATTCCCAAGACGCCAGTCTTCAGCTGGTTTATTCTGTCGCCATTTCCATTCaactcttttccttctttcccaTGGGTGTCCTCTTCGATGTGTTTGGGACCAGAGTCACTCGAGTCCTCTTTAG tgtACTACTTCTCGCGGGTAACCTGTTCATCGGATTCAGTTCCCCGGAGCTACCGGGTCTTCTGTATCCAGGAGCTATCTTCATGGTGACCGGTGGCACAGCAGTAATCATCTGTAACATGGAG ATTGGAAACTTATTTCCCTCTCACAAGTCGATAGTCATCACTGCTCTACAGGGTTTATACGGATCCGCACAAGTCGTCTTCCTTATAATAAAG GTAGCATACGAAGCAGGGTTCTCCATGCCGACAACCCTCTTCATCTCAGCCGGCTGCTCCCTTCTCCTAAACATCAACACATTCATCCTCCTGCCTGTCAATCACATTCCTTGGCCACTCCCACCGGACTACAGGCTTATCAGATGCTGTGGGAAGCGGCCCGAGGCCCCGCCCACTTCTACTCCTGCTTTCTATAACAAGGCGTATGTGGTTGACGGAGAGAAAGCGGAAGAGTGGCCTATATCTAAAATTAAAG GAAATGTACATGAGAATGAAGTCGGCGCTATCAAACCGACGTCAGGAAACAGAAGTGACAGTTCACCTAGAAGGGCGCCCTCACCCCCGTCGCCAACCCAAGATCTTCCACGGTACACGTCATTCAAATCCTGCATATTCTCTCTTCCGTTTTGGGCCATACTCATGTGGCAGGCTATTCTGGAACTCGATGTCATTTTCACCCTTGGGGTGTTGAATTATTTCTTGACCAGACTAGCAAATGGAGACACAGATATCG TAAGTTCATATACAAATGTATTCATCATTACACAGCTGACTGCTGTTGTGCTAGGTCCAGTTGGTGGTCTTGTCGTTGAAAGGAACAAAACAGGTCCATGTAAAAATG GACTCAAAGCAAGGAACTATTACCATGATATTCTAGATTGCTGCCTTCCACTCGCCTTTCCAAGCCTCCTATCTGCGGCCTACTCGGGTATATTCCTTATCCCTAACATCGAGGTGCAGTACCTGGCCTTCATGCTCATCACATTCTTCCGAGTGTTCTTCTTCGGCACCGGACCAGTCATTGTTTCTGCCAT ATTTCCTCAGAAGTATTTCGGTCGTATATACGGTGTCATCCGGACTATAACGGGTTTGGTAACCCTGCTACAGTATCCTATCTTCATTATCATACAAGAGTATCTAGATGATGATCCCTTCTAC GTCATGATTGGTTTTGCCGCGGCTGATCTTCTGACGTTATTCTTGCCATTGTTCCTCTATGTTTCAGCCAAGAGAAATCTGAGAAGGTTTATcaacaaccatgacaacagCAACAGAAGCAACAACAGAAAATAA